In Chlamydia gallinacea 08-1274/3, the sequence TTTAAATTTTTTAGGAAGGCAGTCATTTTGCGTGGAAATAAATAGTCCCTTTGTTCCTGCAAACATCCATGCATTGAGTTCCCCCAAAGAACCGGTAATTGTCATTATAACAATAACACTAGTCATCCAAGAGAGGTTATATTTATCAAAGAAAAGAGAAAATGCTCGAATAAGTCCAGAAACTAGACTAATTTCTGTTTTAGGAATCACGATAGCAATGGATAGAGATCCTAGAACTAAAATAGCTAGTGTAGAAATAGCCCCTATGCACATTGCTTTAGGATAGTTTTTCCTAGGGTTAATCATGTCAGAAGCTAGGTTGGCATTCGCTTCTAGTCCACAGAGAGCGAGTAACATGCCTGATAATAATACTAATGAAGACATGCTATTAATGTTAGGCACCACGTCTTTCCAAGTTAAGGAAATAGCTATAGGATTTCCCGAGATAATCCAGAACGTAGCTAAAGATACTAAAATTATCCCAGGGACCACAGTCCCTACAATTACACATATAGAGCTAAATAATGCTGAAGTATTAATCCCCAGAAAATTAAAAAAAGTAAGTCCCCAAAAGCCAGAGAGAATAATCGAAGCTAAATAAATCTTATTGTGAGCTAAGGCAGGATTGATTTTGTATACTAAAGTACTGGCTATGAAAGCTAGCATGGCGGGGTACCAAGTCATGTTATGAAACCACTGCATCCATATGGAAAAGAAGCCCCACCATTTTCCTAAGGCGTCTCGTGTCCACACGTAAATTCCTTGAGGTTTAAATGAAGCTAATTCTGCTGAGATGAAAGCATAAGGGAGCATAAAGCAACTGACGGCAATAGCATAAAATAAAAGTGTAGATAAGCCGTGTTTTGCTGTTAGCGGGAGATTTCTTAAACTAATCACTACTGCTAAAGACAACATTCCTACTGTGAATGTGCCCAAGGGCTTTGAAGATTTTGAATGGGTATGCATAAAAAGCCTTTCTGGTTACGCTATTGTAATATTGGGGTCCAAATAAATATCTTGAATTAAGTTGAGTAATTGTATGCCTTCGGCAAGTGGTTTTTGAAAAGCTTTTCTACCTAAAATTAACCCCATACCTCCTGCACGTTTGTTAATTACAGCAGTCTTTGCAGCTTCAGAAAAGTCATCTTTTCCTGAAGGACCTCCTGAGTTAATGAGACCCGCTTTACCGCAGTAATTATTTAGCACTTGATAACGGCACAAATCTATTGGATGTAGAGATGAAAGCTCTGAGTACACTCTATCATCAGTTTTACTAAAGTTAATAGCTTTAAATCCTCCCTGGCATGTGGGGAGTTTTTGTTTAATGATGTCTGCTCCAAGGGTAACTCCCAAGTGATTTGCTTGACCAGTTAGATCTGCAGCTGAGTGGTAGTCTATGCCGTTAACAATAAAGTGACTATTTCTTAAATAACACCAAAGTATTGTTGCTAACCCAAGTTCTCTAGCTCTAGCGAATGCTTGAGAGACAGTTACAATTTCTTGAGAAGAGGTTTCTGAGCCAAAGTAAATGGTAGCTCCTACACCAATAGCTCCCATAGAATAAGCACTTTCTACCTGACTAAAGAAAATTTGGTGATAGGTAGTTGGGTAAGAAAGAAGTTCATTGTGATTTAGCTTTAAGATAAAGGGAATTTTGTGAGCATATTTTCTAGATAGTAGGCTAAGAACTCCGTACGAAGAGGCTACGGCAGAACATCCGCTTTCTATAGCGAGCATAATAATGTTTTCAGGATCAAAATATATGGGATTAGGAGAAAAGGAAGCTCCTGCTGTATGCTCCACACCTTGATCCACAGGAAGAATTGAGAGATACCCGGTATCAGCAAGGCGTCCATGAGAAAACATGGTTTGTAAAGATCTTAGCACTCGATTATTTCTATCAGAATTGGAAAAAACACGATCAACAAAGTCCTTAGAAGGAAGGGTAAGAGTTCCCTGTGGAATGCATTGGCATGTATAATTTAATAAGTTGTCAGCATCATTTCCTAATAAATCGTAGATATTCAGCATAGAGCTCTACTCCCTAAAATCATAGTAACAATGCTAGTTTGAAGGGAATCGCTACGATTTGTCAAGAATCTTTATAAAATAATCATTAGAAGTGATTAAAAATTTTTTCCATTTTAAAATTTTAATATTTTATCATTATTTAAATGAAAAGTTTATTTTCTTTTATTTTGAAGGTTAAAACATTAAATGCGCTCAGATTCTTTCTTATCCCAGCCTGTAGTTGTTGATGCTTATAAAGGTACTGATCACGCACATGTAGTTCGTAGTATAAGACAGGCTCAAATTATTGGCTTAGTCACAGGAATTGTTGCCTCGATTCTACTACTTACAACACTATTATTGTTAATTATTCCCTCCATACCTGTAGCGTTCCCTATTATTACAGGATCAGCTCTGCTTGTATTCACAGCAGTGTCCCTCGTTTCATTTGCCTCCTATTTTATTAAGGTTAGGAATGTGCTGGCGGATCTTGGAGAAGCTTCTGCGGATTTAAGAGAGTGCTTTGTTAACTGTGCTTTAGATTTAGCACAGAGTTTGAGTTACCAGGAATTCATCCCTAAACAAGTCCAGAAAGTTTGCCAATCTTCACCTGGAGAGGAAATTTCTTCTCCTGAGTCTCCGTCTTCTTCTTTAAATGAACACTTGGATACTTCTGAGCAATCCTTACCTGCACCTGTTACAACCGAAGACATTGTTTCGGAGGTATCATCTGGTATGGAATCAGCAGGGGCTGTGGTTGAGAACTTATTTGTGACCAATTTGCATCAACAATTATTGAATTTATTTCAGAAAGATCAACTGTTACCAAGTCTTGAAAAGCTTCCGAGATACAAGAAGGAACAAGGTAAGGTTAATAAACAATTTTCCTCTCTTTGTATTGGATTGACTCAGTTTATTACTAAATTACATAAGGGAGAGTCCCCGGTATCTCCAGTAGAAGCTGTATCGATGTTTCTCCCTCCCTTAATGGGGTGCGGCTCTCACTCTGTCCTACGTATTACTTGTAATGCCCGAGATCTATTTTCTAGTTCTTCACTGGGGGGAATTTGGTTTCAAAATCTTCTCACTAAATCAAGTGAAGGGCGATCCCTGCTT encodes:
- a CDS encoding amino acid permease; the protein is MHTHSKSSKPLGTFTVGMLSLAVVISLRNLPLTAKHGLSTLLFYAIAVSCFMLPYAFISAELASFKPQGIYVWTRDALGKWWGFFSIWMQWFHNMTWYPAMLAFIASTLVYKINPALAHNKIYLASIILSGFWGLTFFNFLGINTSALFSSICVIVGTVVPGIILVSLATFWIISGNPIAISLTWKDVVPNINSMSSLVLLSGMLLALCGLEANANLASDMINPRKNYPKAMCIGAISTLAILVLGSLSIAIVIPKTEISLVSGLIRAFSLFFDKYNLSWMTSVIVIMTITGSLGELNAWMFAGTKGLFISTQNDCLPKKFKKVNSKNVPTNLMLFQAIVVTIFTLIFLYLDSADLAYWILSALSVQMYLAMYICLFISGPVLRIKEPKAQRLYSVPGNFSSICILSFLGIVSCLFALWVSFFPPQEIIQLSEASKIRYSLFLLLAFLINCLIPFGIYYTHNKWTKSST
- a CDS encoding class I fructose-bisphosphate aldolase is translated as MLNIYDLLGNDADNLLNYTCQCIPQGTLTLPSKDFVDRVFSNSDRNNRVLRSLQTMFSHGRLADTGYLSILPVDQGVEHTAGASFSPNPIYFDPENIIMLAIESGCSAVASSYGVLSLLSRKYAHKIPFILKLNHNELLSYPTTYHQIFFSQVESAYSMGAIGVGATIYFGSETSSQEIVTVSQAFARARELGLATILWCYLRNSHFIVNGIDYHSAADLTGQANHLGVTLGADIIKQKLPTCQGGFKAINFSKTDDRVYSELSSLHPIDLCRYQVLNNYCGKAGLINSGGPSGKDDFSEAAKTAVINKRAGGMGLILGRKAFQKPLAEGIQLLNLIQDIYLDPNITIA
- a CDS encoding CT214 family putative inclusion membrane protein gives rise to the protein MRSDSFLSQPVVVDAYKGTDHAHVVRSIRQAQIIGLVTGIVASILLLTTLLLLIIPSIPVAFPIITGSALLVFTAVSLVSFASYFIKVRNVLADLGEASADLRECFVNCALDLAQSLSYQEFIPKQVQKVCQSSPGEEISSPESPSSSLNEHLDTSEQSLPAPVTTEDIVSEVSSGMESAGAVVENLFVTNLHQQLLNLFQKDQLLPSLEKLPRYKKEQGKVNKQFSSLCIGLTQFITKLHKGESPVSPVEAVSMFLPPLMGCGSHSVLRITCNARDLFSSSSLGGIWFQNLLTKSSEGRSLLDFLQTIKSLLSPHNLQVYLSLLRLLNFLLSGWCLSDCSMYPYIVGSIQQLPISAEQRKRVIELLASGNIIGALCFLHGNTCDRWQDVLVLSIKESSQTKIPIEHIDLAYMRSNSGLQLEESASSEEKEELLCELQRLLQELAVLCPDSLLKLVSNINMKNSPLKKNLSKIIKCFNKLFYGKSSNLFNNALSVISIMRNLETLQSRVQSYLPYAGKESIDIVISTLILGRFTGGVFSRNQMSLLAQIVNKTPKELEEMILKRKIAKLLFPSLLS